The following coding sequences lie in one Arabidopsis thaliana chromosome 3, partial sequence genomic window:
- a CDS encoding pyridoxal-phosphate-dependent serine hydroxymethyltransferase, putative (DUF632) (Protein of unknown function (DUF630); Protein of unknown function (DUF632); INVOLVED IN: N-terminal protein myristoylation; EXPRESSED IN: 17 plant structures; EXPRESSED DURING: 11 growth stages; CONTAINS InterPro DOMAIN/s: Protein of unknown function DUF630 (InterPro:IPR006868), Protein of unknown function DUF632 (InterPro:IPR006867); BEST Arabidopsis thaliana protein match is: Protein of unknown function (DUF630 and DUF632) (TAIR:AT1G02110.1); Has 36219 Blast hits to 19553 proteins in 1081 species: Archae - 111; Bacteria - 4892; Metazoa - 13250; Fungi - 3535; Plants - 7790; Viruses - 1372; Other Eukaryotes - 5269 (source: NCBI BLink).) yields the protein MGCCQSRIDSKEIVSRCKARKRYLKHLVKARQTLSVSHALYLRSLRAVGSSLVHFSSKETPLHLHHNPPSPSPPPPPPPRPPPPPLSPGSETTTWTTTTTSSVLPPPPPPPPPPPPPSSTWDFWDPFIPPPPSSSEEEWEEETTTATRTATGTGSDAAVTTAPTTATPQASSVVSGFSKDTMTTTTTGSELAVVVSRNGKDLMEIIKEVDEYFLKAADSGAPLSSLLEISTSITDFSGHSKSGKMYSSSNYECNLNPTSFWTRGFAPSKLSEYRNAGGVIGGNCIVGSHSSTVDRLYAWEKKLYQEVKYAESIKMDHEKKVEQVRRLEMKRAEYVKTEKAKKDVEKLESQLSVSSQAIQSASNEIIKLRETELYPQLVELVKGSMYESHQVQTHIVQQLKYLNTIPSTEPTSELHRQSTLQLELEVQQWHHSFCNLVKAQRDYIQSLTGWLRLSLFQFSKNPLVRSSYESKIYSFCEEWHLAIDRIPDKVASEGIKSFLTAVHGIVAQQADEHKQKKRTESMLKDFEKKSASLRALESKYSPYSVPESRKKNPVIEKRVKVEMLKGKAEEEKSKHEKSVSVTRAMTLNNLQMGFPHVFQAMVGFSSVCMQAFESVYNQAKSIGEDQEEVKRLLP from the exons ATGGGTTGTTGTCAGTCAAGAATAGATAGCAAAGAGATAGTGTCTCGTTGTAAAGCAAGGAAGAGATACTTGAAACATCTTGTTAAAGCTAGACaaactctctctgtttctcacgCGCTTTATCTCCGTTCTCTACGCGCCGTTGGCTCTTCCCTTGTTCACTTCTCTTCCAAAGAGACTCCTCTTCACCTCCACCACAACCCTCcgtctccttctcctcctcctccaccgccgccgcgccctcctcctcctcctctaaGCCCTGGCTCTGAAACCACCACATGGACCACCACCACtacttcctctgttcttcctcctcctccgccgccaccacctcctcctcctccgccttcTTCTACATGGGACTTCTGGGATCCGTTTATACCGCCGcctccttcttcctctgagGAAGAATGGGAGGAAGAGACAACCACCGCGACAAGAACCGCAACAGGAACTGGCTCTGATGCTGCTGTGACGACGGCTCCGACGACAGCTACTCCTCAAGCTTCGTCTGTTGTGAGTGGATTCTCtaaagatacaatgacgacgacgacgactgGAAGTGAGCTAGCAGTTGTGGTGTCGAGGAATGGTAAAGATCTAATGGAGATTATTAAAGAAGTCGATGAATATTTCCTTAAAGCTGCAGATTCTGGTGcacctctctcttctctccttgAAATCTCAACCTCTATCACTGACTTTTCTGGTCATTCCAAATCAG GGAAAATGTACAGTAGTAGTAACTACGAATGTAATCTGAATCCGACGTCGTTTTGGACAAGGGGATTTGCTCCTTCTAAGTTGAGTGAATACAGAAACGCAGGAGGAGTAATTGGAGGAAATTGCATTGTTGGTAGCCATTCATCTACAGTGGACAGACTCTATGCTTGGGAGAAGAAACTTTATCAAGAGGTCAAG TATGCAGAGAGCATAAAGATGGATCATGAGAAGAAAGTGGAGCAAGTGAGGAGGCTTGAGATGAAGAGAGCTGAGTATGTCAAGACTGAGAAGGCTAAGAAAGACGTCGAGAAGTTAGAATCTCAGCTCTCAGTATCTTCACAAGCCATCCAAAGCGCCTCTAACGAGATCATCAAGCTCAGAGAGACCGAGCTTTACCCTCAGCTTGTCGAGCTTGTTAAAGG GAGTATGTACGAGAGCCACCAGGTTCAAACCCATATTGTGCAGCAGCTTAAGTACCTTAACACCATCCCCTCCACTGAACCAACATCTGAGCTTCACCGACAATCAACTCTTCAGCTTGAGCTCGAGGTCCAACAATGGCATCACTCTTTCTGCAACTTGGTCAAGGCCCAACGTGACTACATACAATCTCTCACGGGCTGGCTCAGGTTAAGTCTGTTCCAGTTCAGCAAGAATCCACTTGTTAGGAGTAGCTACGAGTCAAAGATCTACAGCTTCTGCGAGGAATGGCATTTAGCTATTGACAGGATCCCTGATAAAGTAGCATCTGAAGGGATCAAAAGCTTTCTGACAGCAGTCCATGGAATTGTGGCTCAACAAGCCGACGAGCAtaagcaaaagaagagaacagaATCCATGTTAAAAGATTTCGAGAAGAAATCGGCTTCGCTGAGAGCGCTTGAGAGCAAGTATAGTCCATACTCGGTACCTGAGAGTAGGAAAAAGAACCCGGTGATAGAGAAGAGAGTAAAGGTTGAGATGCTAAAAggaaaagcagaagaagagaaaagtaaGCATGAGAAGTCAGTGAGTGTGACTAGAGCCATGACTCTAAATAACTTGCAGATGGGTTTCCCTCATGTCTTTCAGGCAATGGTTGGGTTTTCAAGTGTGTGTATGCAAGCCTTTGAGTCTGTGTACAACCAAGCTAAGAGCATCGGTGAGGATCAAGAGGAGGTTAAGAGGTTGCTTccttaa
- a CDS encoding pyridoxal-phosphate-dependent serine hydroxymethyltransferase, putative (DUF632) encodes MGCCQSRIDSKEIVSRCKARKRYLKHLVKARQTLSVSHALYLRSLRAVGSSLVHFSSKETPLHLHHNPPSPSPPPPPPPRPPPPPLSPGSETTTWTTTTTSSVLPPPPPPPPPPPPPSSTWDFWDPFIPPPPSSSEEEWEEETTTATRTATGTGSDAAVTTAPTTATPQASSVVSGFSKDTMTTTTTGSELAVVVSRNGKDLMEIIKEVDEYFLKAADSGAPLSSLLEISTSITDFSGHSKSGKMYSSSNYECNLNPTSFWTRGFAPSKLSEYRNAGGVIGGNCIVGSHSSTVDRLYAWEKKLYQEVKYAESIKMDHEKKVEQVRRLEMKRAEYVKTEKAKKDVEKLESQLSVSSQAIQSASNEIIKLRETELYPQLVELVKGLMCMWRSMYESHQVQTHIVQQLKYLNTIPSTEPTSELHRQSTLQLELEVQQWHHSFCNLVKAQRDYIQSLTGWLRLSLFQFSKNPLVRSSYESKIYSFCEEWHLAIDRIPDKVASEGIKSFLTAVHGIVAQQADEHKQKKRTESMLKDFEKKSASLRALESKYSPYSVPESRKKNPVIEKRVKVEMLKGKAEEEKSKHEKSVSVTRAMTLNNLQMGFPHVFQAMVGFSSVCMQAFESVYNQAKSIGEDQEEVKRLLP; translated from the exons ATGGGTTGTTGTCAGTCAAGAATAGATAGCAAAGAGATAGTGTCTCGTTGTAAAGCAAGGAAGAGATACTTGAAACATCTTGTTAAAGCTAGACaaactctctctgtttctcacgCGCTTTATCTCCGTTCTCTACGCGCCGTTGGCTCTTCCCTTGTTCACTTCTCTTCCAAAGAGACTCCTCTTCACCTCCACCACAACCCTCcgtctccttctcctcctcctccaccgccgccgcgccctcctcctcctcctctaaGCCCTGGCTCTGAAACCACCACATGGACCACCACCACtacttcctctgttcttcctcctcctccgccgccaccacctcctcctcctccgccttcTTCTACATGGGACTTCTGGGATCCGTTTATACCGCCGcctccttcttcctctgagGAAGAATGGGAGGAAGAGACAACCACCGCGACAAGAACCGCAACAGGAACTGGCTCTGATGCTGCTGTGACGACGGCTCCGACGACAGCTACTCCTCAAGCTTCGTCTGTTGTGAGTGGATTCTCtaaagatacaatgacgacgacgacgactgGAAGTGAGCTAGCAGTTGTGGTGTCGAGGAATGGTAAAGATCTAATGGAGATTATTAAAGAAGTCGATGAATATTTCCTTAAAGCTGCAGATTCTGGTGcacctctctcttctctccttgAAATCTCAACCTCTATCACTGACTTTTCTGGTCATTCCAAATCAG GGAAAATGTACAGTAGTAGTAACTACGAATGTAATCTGAATCCGACGTCGTTTTGGACAAGGGGATTTGCTCCTTCTAAGTTGAGTGAATACAGAAACGCAGGAGGAGTAATTGGAGGAAATTGCATTGTTGGTAGCCATTCATCTACAGTGGACAGACTCTATGCTTGGGAGAAGAAACTTTATCAAGAGGTCAAG TATGCAGAGAGCATAAAGATGGATCATGAGAAGAAAGTGGAGCAAGTGAGGAGGCTTGAGATGAAGAGAGCTGAGTATGTCAAGACTGAGAAGGCTAAGAAAGACGTCGAGAAGTTAGAATCTCAGCTCTCAGTATCTTCACAAGCCATCCAAAGCGCCTCTAACGAGATCATCAAGCTCAGAGAGACCGAGCTTTACCCTCAGCTTGTCGAGCTTGTTAAAGG GCTAATGTGTATGTGGAGGAGTATGTACGAGAGCCACCAGGTTCAAACCCATATTGTGCAGCAGCTTAAGTACCTTAACACCATCCCCTCCACTGAACCAACATCTGAGCTTCACCGACAATCAACTCTTCAGCTTGAGCTCGAGGTCCAACAATGGCATCACTCTTTCTGCAACTTGGTCAAGGCCCAACGTGACTACATACAATCTCTCACGGGCTGGCTCAGGTTAAGTCTGTTCCAGTTCAGCAAGAATCCACTTGTTAGGAGTAGCTACGAGTCAAAGATCTACAGCTTCTGCGAGGAATGGCATTTAGCTATTGACAGGATCCCTGATAAAGTAGCATCTGAAGGGATCAAAAGCTTTCTGACAGCAGTCCATGGAATTGTGGCTCAACAAGCCGACGAGCAtaagcaaaagaagagaacagaATCCATGTTAAAAGATTTCGAGAAGAAATCGGCTTCGCTGAGAGCGCTTGAGAGCAAGTATAGTCCATACTCGGTACCTGAGAGTAGGAAAAAGAACCCGGTGATAGAGAAGAGAGTAAAGGTTGAGATGCTAAAAggaaaagcagaagaagagaaaagtaaGCATGAGAAGTCAGTGAGTGTGACTAGAGCCATGACTCTAAATAACTTGCAGATGGGTTTCCCTCATGTCTTTCAGGCAATGGTTGGGTTTTCAAGTGTGTGTATGCAAGCCTTTGAGTCTGTGTACAACCAAGCTAAGAGCATCGGTGAGGATCAAGAGGAGGTTAAGAGGTTGCTTccttaa